In Deltaproteobacteria bacterium, the following proteins share a genomic window:
- a CDS encoding nucleotidyl transferase AbiEii/AbiGii toxin family protein has product MASLQNIKPASRISGSTTPPALREALYHIFSGCGEGLWLVGGTALAGYYAKHRRSDDLDLFAVDETAHRAATLAAKSLKNKGALLTNERTTPNYYHADAQFRGHPFTIDIVLDEHLHATGKAIQTQDKIWVADLPTLFAMKAACLISRCSEKDLFDLDWILSHVPHFEIENLIQAGAQFDGGLNVETLLISLQGGTLHKEACHFLLPKSSMTVAEAYKKIIALRETLIEKLMVYQKKLSLSNDAKALAQAVKDQKKI; this is encoded by the coding sequence ATGGCCTCTTTACAAAATATAAAACCCGCTTCCCGCATTTCCGGAAGCACTACTCCCCCCGCACTGCGTGAGGCGCTCTATCATATTTTTTCGGGTTGCGGCGAGGGACTTTGGCTGGTGGGTGGAACCGCATTGGCCGGTTATTACGCGAAGCACCGCCGCTCCGATGATCTGGATTTGTTTGCCGTTGACGAAACCGCGCATCGTGCCGCCACACTCGCCGCGAAATCCCTGAAAAACAAGGGAGCACTCCTGACAAATGAAAGAACCACGCCAAACTATTATCATGCCGACGCGCAGTTTCGCGGACATCCTTTCACCATTGACATTGTTTTGGACGAGCATTTGCACGCGACAGGAAAGGCCATTCAAACCCAAGACAAAATCTGGGTTGCCGATTTACCCACATTGTTCGCCATGAAAGCGGCGTGCCTGATAAGCCGCTGTTCGGAAAAAGACCTTTTTGATCTCGACTGGATTCTTTCGCATGTCCCTCATTTTGAAATTGAAAATTTGATTCAGGCCGGAGCCCAGTTTGATGGTGGCCTTAATGTGGAAACACTTTTAATCAGTCTTCAGGGCGGGACACTCCATAAGGAGGCTTGCCATTTTCTTTTGCCGAAAAGTTCCATGACCGTGGCTGAAGCTTACAAAAAAATTATAGCGCTCCGAGAAACTCTAATTGAGAAGTTGATGGTCTATCAGAAAAAACTCTCTTTGAGTAATGATGCAAAAGCATTGGCCCAAGCCGTCAAAGATCAAAAAAAAATATAA
- a CDS encoding metal-dependent transcriptional regulator → MSSKENNSEKMSLDEIKDHILVRLWLNREKGTEEKDHCLALVDETTKQKATAELISDGFLQKQNGALSFRPKGETIARNLVRRHRLSERLFGVIFNLSEEAMQAMACRMEHETVLTAEAVDGICSFLGHPPTCPHGRPIPPGECCKMFVDAVKPLVMPLSGGDVGENYKIVFMSPKYHALLERLSGLGVTPGALVHLASLSPAFLIRVQETEIAIDQDIAEGIFVVQQNR, encoded by the coding sequence ATGAGTTCTAAGGAAAACAATTCGGAAAAAATGAGCCTTGATGAAATCAAGGACCACATTCTTGTGCGTCTCTGGTTGAATCGCGAGAAGGGGACGGAAGAAAAAGACCATTGCCTTGCCCTCGTTGATGAGACAACAAAACAAAAAGCAACTGCCGAACTGATTTCTGACGGATTTCTGCAGAAACAAAATGGTGCTTTATCCTTTCGCCCGAAAGGAGAGACGATTGCGCGGAACCTTGTGCGCCGTCATCGTTTATCGGAGCGCCTTTTCGGCGTGATTTTTAATCTTTCTGAAGAAGCCATGCAGGCGATGGCTTGCAGAATGGAACATGAAACGGTTCTGACCGCCGAAGCGGTGGACGGGATTTGTTCTTTTTTGGGTCATCCGCCTACCTGTCCGCATGGAAGACCCATTCCTCCCGGTGAGTGTTGTAAAATGTTTGTGGACGCGGTCAAACCTTTGGTCATGCCGCTCTCCGGCGGCGATGTGGGAGAAAATTACAAAATTGTGTTTATGTCTCCCAAATATCATGCGTTGCTGGAACGTCTAAGCGGTCTCGGGGTCACTCCGGGAGCGCTCGTGCATCTGGCAAGTCTCAGCCCCGCTTTTTTGATACGCGTTCAAGAGACAGAAATCGCCATAGATCAAGACATCGCCGAAGGCATTTTCGTTGTCCAGCAGAATAGGTGA